In the Prochlorococcus sp. MIT 1307 genome, one interval contains:
- a CDS encoding metal ABC transporter permease encodes MVAIAVLNLYSTLETWWLIPFCVILMTGILCPAMGTVLITHKRLLQVNLISHCVLPGLALAVALGVSPSIGGVFSGLFGSLAAEALTNKKNENYEAIMNTILAGSLGLGVLLIPLLGIRIDLESVLFGDLLTANLGDLTRTIISFLVFISLILFGYEKLVHIGLDPEGASDSGIKVSYLNLLLGLTTALVIVSSMSAIGVILVIALLSTPALLGLQQAPSLWVAMVRSAMFGSLISVLGFLLALTFNMSPGPLVAVLCILLIGLLPRKRNN; translated from the coding sequence ATGGTAGCTATTGCCGTGCTTAATCTTTACTCAACCCTAGAAACTTGGTGGTTAATTCCTTTTTGCGTAATTCTAATGACAGGAATACTTTGCCCGGCGATGGGCACTGTATTAATTACCCATAAGCGACTTCTGCAAGTTAATTTAATCTCTCATTGTGTCCTGCCAGGGTTGGCTTTGGCAGTAGCACTTGGCGTTAGTCCTTCCATAGGTGGTGTTTTCAGTGGATTGTTTGGATCTCTTGCAGCAGAAGCATTAACCAACAAAAAAAATGAAAATTATGAAGCAATAATGAATACAATTCTTGCTGGTTCTCTTGGACTTGGTGTTCTTCTTATACCTCTTCTTGGAATTAGGATCGATTTAGAATCTGTTCTATTTGGTGATTTATTAACTGCAAATTTAGGCGACTTAACAAGAACTATTATTTCTTTCTTAGTATTTATTTCTTTGATACTTTTTGGTTACGAAAAGCTTGTACATATTGGATTAGACCCGGAAGGAGCTTCTGACAGTGGCATAAAAGTGTCTTATTTAAATTTACTGCTTGGCCTTACGACTGCGCTTGTTATTGTTAGTTCAATGTCTGCAATTGGAGTCATCCTTGTAATTGCTTTGCTTTCCACTCCTGCCTTATTAGGTCTGCAACAAGCCCCATCTTTATGGGTTGCTATGGTTAGATCTGCAATGTTTGGATCTTTAATCTCAGTTTTAGGTTTTTTGCTTGCGCTTAC
- a CDS encoding ABC transporter ATP-binding protein, with protein MASLIAENLTYSYSRQSQLVLDEVSVELKPGTLTALVGPNGAGKSTLLGLLQGRSKPDKGEITIDSHPLLDSRSQISLMPQRGKLNWNFPITVEGLVALGRVNHSRSTCCEVEAALQRVGISDLGKRRLDSLSGGQQQRALLAKTLMTPAKILLLDEPCSALDPPAREDFLLIIRQLAEAGLSLFVSSHDWGTSLNAYDKVVALDKHVLASGTPEVVKEKLDSFSCMHGSYCRA; from the coding sequence ATGGCCAGTTTGATTGCTGAAAATTTGACATATTCCTATTCAAGGCAAAGTCAACTTGTTTTGGATGAGGTCTCAGTTGAGCTCAAACCTGGAACTTTGACTGCACTTGTTGGTCCAAATGGTGCTGGTAAGTCAACATTGCTAGGTCTACTTCAAGGCCGCAGTAAGCCTGACAAAGGTGAAATCACCATTGATAGTCATCCGTTGCTTGATAGTCGATCCCAAATTTCTCTAATGCCTCAAAGAGGAAAGTTGAACTGGAATTTTCCAATCACTGTTGAAGGATTGGTTGCGTTAGGACGAGTGAATCATTCAAGATCAACATGTTGCGAAGTAGAAGCTGCACTACAACGAGTTGGAATATCTGATTTAGGAAAAAGGAGACTCGATTCATTATCTGGCGGGCAACAACAAAGAGCATTACTTGCAAAAACTTTAATGACACCAGCAAAAATCTTGCTTCTTGATGAACCTTGTTCTGCTTTAGATCCACCTGCAAGAGAAGACTTTCTATTAATCATTCGCCAGCTGGCTGAAGCTGGGTTATCACTTTTTGTTAGTAGTCACGATTGGGGTACATCTCTAAACGCGTATGACAAGGTCGTTGCTTTGGATAAGCATGTTTTGGCTTCTGGTACTCCTGAAGTAGTGAAAGAAAAGCTTGATTCATTTAGCTGTATGCATGGTAGCTATTGCCGTGCTTAA
- a CDS encoding metal ABC transporter solute-binding protein, Zn/Mn family has protein sequence MADHFGQSSQRRLSINRSILKTSLLAGAVFLSGTAQGVQAKEKAIVAIEPLVCDLVKAIAPPSKQVKCLIGRKVDVHDVKFSPRQAQALNNASQVFTLGQEMTPAIKKWQDNPITTVVGVSAIEIDDHDDHDDHDDHDEHSSSKHDDHDDHGKGHGEEAFEWAGVFELSPGTYTWSFAKVDGDYADPAMKMVILKSGDIEASEELAEELLESKNSEFKRNDDQLVAQEKAYVLTFNERKESTTFNVEIKKAGKYVFFTEHMPFEFEADEHFFKDVSGDDVEPIAQVPDEGGDHHHHDHGGADPHIWHDPHNIIKMGNIISRSIKKNMSFFDRENRKIVSERSKSVNSILEDLDQWTQRQVSTIPSNQRTIVSKHKAMEYYGDAFGLKTISLLDFLGHSASLRPQTIVRVLGELKEENVKVLFAEQKPPSKLLKNLSRQTSTPIAKQQIYVDGLMPTGNTISVAVHNTCSIVNSLGGSCNKATGAQIETRWDSLTKR, from the coding sequence ATGGCAGATCACTTCGGGCAATCAAGCCAGAGAAGGCTTTCGATCAATAGATCAATTTTAAAAACTTCTCTTTTAGCAGGTGCGGTTTTTTTATCTGGAACAGCTCAAGGAGTTCAAGCCAAGGAGAAAGCAATAGTTGCAATAGAGCCGCTGGTCTGTGACTTGGTCAAGGCAATTGCTCCACCTTCAAAGCAAGTTAAGTGTTTGATTGGCAGAAAAGTGGACGTTCATGATGTCAAATTTTCTCCTAGACAGGCTCAAGCTCTAAATAATGCAAGTCAAGTTTTCACACTTGGTCAAGAGATGACTCCTGCAATAAAAAAATGGCAAGATAATCCCATAACTACTGTTGTCGGTGTAAGTGCAATAGAGATTGATGACCATGACGATCATGATGACCATGACGACCATGATGAACACTCATCTTCGAAGCATGACGATCATGATGACCACGGCAAAGGTCATGGAGAAGAAGCTTTTGAATGGGCTGGTGTCTTTGAACTTTCACCAGGAACCTACACATGGTCTTTTGCAAAAGTCGATGGAGACTATGCCGACCCTGCTATGAAAATGGTCATTCTCAAGTCTGGTGATATTGAAGCATCAGAAGAACTTGCTGAAGAATTATTAGAATCTAAAAATTCAGAATTTAAACGTAATGATGATCAACTTGTTGCACAGGAAAAAGCATATGTTCTCACATTTAATGAGAGGAAAGAAAGCACAACATTCAATGTAGAAATTAAAAAAGCTGGTAAATATGTATTCTTTACTGAGCATATGCCCTTTGAGTTTGAAGCCGATGAGCATTTCTTTAAAGATGTTTCAGGCGATGATGTCGAACCGATAGCCCAAGTTCCAGACGAAGGCGGTGATCATCATCACCATGACCATGGAGGAGCAGATCCTCATATCTGGCATGATCCTCATAACATTATCAAGATGGGAAATATTATTTCTAGAAGCATCAAGAAGAACATGTCATTTTTTGATAGAGAAAATAGGAAAATTGTCAGTGAAAGATCTAAATCTGTTAATTCTATTTTAGAAGATTTAGATCAATGGACTCAAAGACAAGTATCCACAATTCCTTCTAATCAAAGGACGATCGTTTCTAAGCACAAAGCTATGGAATACTACGGAGATGCGTTTGGTTTGAAAACTATTAGCTTATTGGATTTTCTTGGTCATTCAGCGAGCCTTAGGCCTCAGACCATTGTCAGAGTATTAGGGGAGCTAAAAGAAGAAAATGTGAAAGTCTTATTTGCTGAGCAAAAACCTCCTTCGAAATTATTAAAAAACTTGAGTCGGCAAACTTCCACTCCTATAGCAAAACAACAAATTTATGTTGATGGTTTAATGCCAACGGGAAACACCATTTCTGTTGCTGTTCATAACACTTGTTCTATTGTTAATTCCTTGGGTGGTTCATGCAATAAGGCCACGGGCGCACAAATTGAAACCAGGTGGGATTCGTTGACAAAACGTTGA
- a CDS encoding secondary thiamine-phosphate synthase enzyme YjbQ — translation MRTETISIHTNSSFSCHAITNQIESIIECGTQLEGVVCVSCLHTTTALIVNEMEERLILDLEKWLKELAPPLQGYKHDDLHLRDNIPEDEPKNAHSHMQALLLGNDVSVPFKDGKLQLGQYQDVIFVELDGPKKRNVVVSIQ, via the coding sequence ATGCGTACAGAAACGATTTCAATTCATACCAACTCATCATTTTCATGTCACGCAATCACTAATCAAATTGAGAGCATTATCGAATGCGGGACACAGTTAGAAGGTGTTGTATGTGTGTCTTGCTTGCATACGACAACAGCCTTAATTGTCAATGAGATGGAAGAGAGATTGATACTGGATCTGGAAAAATGGTTAAAGGAATTAGCGCCACCATTGCAGGGATATAAACATGATGATCTACATCTAAGAGATAACATCCCGGAAGATGAGCCGAAGAACGCTCATTCCCATATGCAAGCCTTATTGCTTGGTAATGATGTGAGCGTGCCATTTAAAGATGGAAAGTTGCAATTAGGTCAATATCAAGATGTAATCTTCGTTGAGCTAGATGGCCCTAAAAAAAGGAACGTTGTAGTCAGCATTCAGTAA
- a CDS encoding OsmC family protein: MHTEAQHEQSGQKLRTDAPVDHAGKGENFAPTDLLATAVGTCFLTVMGIAAKEQGWKLNGMRVEIDKKMTTQGPRKIESLSLQIEMPADIKSDQLKALKKATKDCPVLRNLNDSIQINVNWNQEKKKENTSLNFVPTHVFRETPQVTFFDAGVKGSNGSDVVIHKGRAISPPDDEDYEQYYIHKHQIDHNLVLSGKRIFTLLNPEWHEPHHVIYLNQKMGALQIPIGTYHRSVSGSKGSIVLNQAVRDENFDSSKEFVPVSLRERPDLKAAKAVDPVYWIWEGDQLKRTKLNSFLVTTQQVEA, from the coding sequence TTGCATACCGAGGCTCAGCATGAGCAATCAGGACAAAAGCTGAGAACGGATGCACCTGTTGACCATGCAGGTAAAGGTGAAAATTTTGCTCCGACTGATTTACTAGCTACAGCTGTAGGAACTTGCTTCCTTACAGTGATGGGAATTGCCGCTAAAGAGCAAGGATGGAAATTAAATGGAATGAGAGTTGAAATTGATAAGAAAATGACAACTCAAGGACCTCGCAAGATCGAATCTTTATCACTTCAAATTGAGATGCCAGCTGATATCAAATCGGATCAATTAAAGGCCCTGAAGAAAGCCACCAAGGACTGTCCGGTTTTACGAAATTTAAATGACTCCATACAAATCAACGTCAACTGGAATCAAGAGAAAAAGAAAGAAAATACTTCTCTGAACTTTGTCCCAACTCATGTCTTTCGGGAAACGCCCCAAGTGACATTCTTTGATGCAGGTGTCAAAGGATCTAATGGATCTGATGTTGTTATTCACAAAGGTAGAGCAATTTCTCCTCCTGATGACGAAGACTATGAGCAGTATTACATCCATAAGCATCAAATTGACCACAATTTAGTTTTGTCAGGTAAGCGGATTTTTACCTTGTTGAACCCTGAATGGCATGAACCTCATCACGTGATTTATCTCAATCAAAAAATGGGTGCCCTACAAATTCCTATTGGGACATACCATCGCTCTGTATCAGGATCGAAAGGCAGCATCGTCCTTAATCAAGCAGTTCGTGATGAGAACTTCGATTCTTCTAAAGAATTTGTTCCTGTAAGTTTGCGTGAAAGACCTGATTTAAAGGCGGCTAAAGCAGTTGATCCGGTTTATTGGATTTGGGAAGGGGACCAACTCAAAAGAACGAAGTTAAATTCTTTCCTAGTGACGACTCAACAGGTCGAGGCTTAA
- a CDS encoding MBL fold metallo-hydrolase produces MARIKDRLKNNSPGPFFVDSSCIDCGSCWHIDPEHFAPTGSSSYVHTQPDGKQEVEKALLALIDCPVAAIGAPKHLTAKSSADVFPILVNKHPAGDVYYCGWSSKRSFGASSWLIHGAEGNVLIDSPRWSAPLAKQIKKMGGINQIVLTHRDDVADHAKWAKAFNCERWIHQDDADAAPEAEKQVIGIDLLSLRKNLKLIPTPGHTKGSMVAVLGDQQQILFSGDHLWWNPKKSVIVASKDYCWWNWTEQLKSVERLLDLEVHWLLPGHGYAHQFMPGQWNKALEQTLRHAGRTTSTGQI; encoded by the coding sequence ATGGCTCGCATAAAAGATCGGCTAAAAAATAATTCACCTGGTCCATTTTTTGTGGATTCAAGCTGCATTGATTGTGGTAGTTGCTGGCACATAGACCCTGAACATTTTGCACCAACTGGAAGCAGTTCATACGTTCACACTCAGCCAGATGGGAAACAAGAAGTTGAGAAAGCTCTTTTAGCCCTAATCGATTGTCCTGTTGCAGCAATTGGCGCTCCAAAACACTTGACTGCCAAATCATCTGCTGATGTTTTCCCAATACTGGTTAACAAACATCCTGCAGGAGATGTCTATTACTGCGGTTGGAGTTCAAAACGTAGTTTTGGCGCCAGCAGTTGGCTAATTCATGGTGCAGAAGGCAATGTGCTTATCGACTCCCCTCGCTGGAGTGCTCCACTTGCCAAACAAATCAAAAAGATGGGTGGTATTAACCAAATAGTTCTAACTCATCGAGATGATGTAGCAGACCACGCAAAATGGGCCAAAGCTTTTAACTGTGAAAGGTGGATTCACCAAGACGATGCAGATGCAGCACCTGAAGCAGAAAAGCAAGTCATAGGAATTGATCTTCTATCTCTTCGAAAGAACCTTAAGTTAATTCCAACGCCTGGACATACCAAAGGATCAATGGTCGCTGTACTTGGTGATCAACAACAAATTTTGTTTAGCGGAGATCACCTTTGGTGGAATCCCAAAAAGTCCGTAATAGTTGCATCAAAAGATTATTGCTGGTGGAATTGGACCGAGCAATTGAAATCAGTAGAAAGGCTTCTCGATCTAGAAGTTCACTGGTTACTACCTGGGCATGGATATGCCCATCAATTCATGCCAGGACAATGGAACAAGGCTCTCGAACAAACATTGCGTCATGCAGGAAGAACAACCTCAACTGGACAGATTTAG
- a CDS encoding DUF938 domain-containing protein codes for MDERLFFPATERNRGPIGEVLSKILPSNGFVLEIASGSGEHGVTFQERFPNIHWQTSDPDPSYRKSISAWIKHQGLIAKMPQPLDLDVQKRPWPLTYEFRSSLKAIVCINMIHISPWGCTQAMFEESGNLLKEDQWLMLYGPFKRNGEHTSESNARFDQSLKVQNPTWGVRDLDVVSEVGIKNGFENHDVFEMPANNLSVIFQKR; via the coding sequence ATGGACGAAAGACTCTTTTTTCCGGCAACTGAACGAAACAGAGGCCCCATAGGAGAGGTCCTTTCGAAAATCCTTCCTTCAAATGGATTTGTTCTAGAAATAGCTAGTGGTAGTGGAGAACATGGAGTGACATTTCAAGAACGCTTTCCCAACATTCATTGGCAGACAAGTGATCCGGATCCCTCCTATAGAAAAAGCATTAGCGCGTGGATTAAGCATCAAGGATTAATTGCCAAGATGCCCCAACCATTAGATCTGGATGTTCAAAAAAGACCTTGGCCCTTAACTTACGAATTTCGATCGTCTCTTAAAGCCATCGTCTGTATCAACATGATCCATATATCTCCATGGGGTTGTACACAGGCGATGTTTGAAGAATCTGGGAACCTCTTAAAGGAGGATCAATGGTTGATGTTATATGGACCTTTCAAAAGGAATGGTGAACACACTAGTGAAAGCAATGCGCGATTTGACCAGTCACTAAAGGTACAAAACCCAACTTGGGGTGTTCGGGATTTAGATGTGGTCAGTGAAGTAGGAATAAAGAACGGATTTGAGAACCATGATGTTTTTGAAATGCCTGCCAATAACCTGTCTGTCATTTTTCAGAAGCGATAG
- a CDS encoding dienelactone hydrolase family protein has product MAGRWVVIDGGQVPLRCWWANPNKGNQNVVLVLPEVFGINSWVRSVVDRLEEKGIASLAMPLFARTAPELDLGYSEDDLIEGRRHKELTTTEQILADASAAIAWLKQQNQQSKITVVGFCFGGHAALITSTLPTVSSTFDFYGAGVSISRPGGGSPSLELLPTVSGELTCLCGTSDPLIPLSDRTSIQEALRKEDPEGSRMTYIEVVSADHGFMCEQRSSFNAEASELGWGLLLEKLNA; this is encoded by the coding sequence ATGGCAGGAAGATGGGTAGTAATCGATGGTGGTCAAGTTCCCTTGCGCTGCTGGTGGGCTAACCCAAATAAAGGTAATCAAAATGTTGTATTGGTCTTGCCTGAGGTCTTTGGAATTAATAGCTGGGTTCGCTCTGTTGTTGATCGATTAGAGGAGAAAGGTATCGCTTCTTTGGCGATGCCTCTTTTTGCTCGTACAGCTCCAGAGTTGGATCTTGGCTATAGCGAAGACGATTTGATTGAAGGACGACGACACAAAGAACTCACTACTACTGAGCAGATTCTTGCCGATGCTTCTGCAGCTATTGCTTGGTTAAAACAGCAAAATCAACAATCAAAGATCACGGTCGTTGGATTTTGTTTTGGTGGTCATGCTGCACTGATTACTTCAACACTCCCAACAGTCAGCTCCACTTTTGACTTTTATGGTGCAGGCGTGAGTATCAGTCGGCCTGGTGGTGGTTCGCCCAGCTTGGAATTACTCCCAACTGTTTCCGGAGAATTGACTTGTTTATGTGGCACCTCTGATCCTCTAATTCCCCTATCTGATCGAACCTCAATACAAGAAGCCTTGAGGAAAGAAGATCCAGAAGGGAGCCGAATGACCTATATCGAAGTTGTGTCTGCCGATCACGGATTTATGTGTGAGCAACGCTCAAGTTTTAATGCCGAGGCTTCTGAACTTGGTTGGGGTTTACTTCTAGAGAAGCTGAATGCTTAG
- a CDS encoding NAD-dependent DNA ligase, protein MSDQQFDHLLTNLRRVDPDNDIFKGNKLLSLANGDFKEWLEEKLLPDTRLIIEPKIDGCAIALSYEKGVLNKAINRKGTDKTEPLRTIQNIPSTLPIDQDIQIRGELYGPGLEPAKSQRLAAGHLRKKVPTGEGLAFCAFQILNSDLNHSTQLLELEKLCFEVPESEFTKFSTSEVELYRKLWLQGKLFNNYPTDGIVIKVNSRKLQKQLGENSVCPNWALAIKV, encoded by the coding sequence GTGAGCGATCAACAGTTCGATCACTTGCTCACCAATCTGCGTAGGGTTGATCCTGATAATGACATTTTTAAAGGCAACAAGCTGCTAAGCCTTGCTAATGGCGATTTCAAGGAGTGGCTGGAGGAGAAGCTCTTGCCTGATACACGCCTGATCATCGAACCCAAGATTGATGGTTGTGCAATCGCACTCTCATATGAGAAAGGAGTTCTAAATAAGGCCATCAATAGAAAAGGTACGGATAAGACTGAACCGCTTAGGACAATTCAAAACATCCCTTCCACACTGCCAATTGATCAAGACATCCAGATTAGAGGTGAGTTGTATGGACCTGGTCTAGAACCCGCCAAATCGCAGCGTTTAGCAGCTGGGCACCTAAGGAAGAAAGTGCCTACTGGAGAAGGTTTAGCGTTTTGTGCGTTTCAGATTCTCAACTCTGATCTCAACCACAGCACTCAACTTCTAGAACTCGAGAAACTTTGTTTTGAGGTTCCTGAATCTGAGTTCACTAAATTTTCTACCTCTGAAGTTGAGCTATATCGAAAACTATGGCTACAAGGAAAACTGTTTAATAACTATCCCACCGATGGAATTGTGATTAAGGTCAACTCAAGGAAACTACAAAAACAACTGGGTGAAAATAGTGTGTGTCCTAATTGGGCGTTAGCTATAAAGGTATGA
- a CDS encoding opacity family porin — MTVPGFFALVVVAGSAAAPVGKDFYATNAVGFSSPRDWEAQLEEVEKEIDLSDGIAGEVAFGRKLTNWRLEASYGLNYSSWKSMKVTSSTSEAEAKIGMKGRINVQTFLISSFYDFKNQSKFSPYVG, encoded by the coding sequence ATGACAGTTCCAGGCTTTTTTGCTTTGGTTGTTGTAGCGGGTTCAGCGGCAGCACCAGTTGGTAAGGACTTTTATGCAACCAATGCAGTCGGCTTTAGTTCCCCACGTGACTGGGAAGCTCAGCTAGAAGAAGTAGAAAAAGAAATCGATTTAAGTGATGGTATCGCTGGTGAAGTTGCTTTTGGTCGCAAACTGACCAATTGGAGATTGGAAGCAAGTTATGGGCTCAACTACAGCTCATGGAAGTCAATGAAAGTCACTTCATCAACTTCTGAGGCAGAAGCAAAAATAGGAATGAAAGGTCGAATCAATGTTCAAACCTTCCTGATCTCTAGTTTTTATGACTTTAAAAATCAGAGCAAGTTCTCTCCCTATGTAGGTTGA
- a CDS encoding iron uptake porin yields the protein MKLFQQLLVAPAALGLMAPVAATAAELNVNGVSEYSNPGQVESISNFSDVHPSDWAFQALNNLRQRHGCAAANPNSSMTRYEAAALLNKCLGNVAQVNEEEQSLIDEFGAELAVIKGRLTLDGIEAGVGHGHGGVGFSPTTQIHAKSIFLLGGVDSGVGGTDEAVTFTYHNIIEAETSFNGNDLLLTEIEACNSGDTPFTGAAALESACDDGDTLTLARSFYQFPVSDDFTATIGAKVRQDQMLGVWPSEYPSDSVLDVLTYAGANDAYNLAVGAGAGVTYAKDKFSTSILFVSEDASNASSQEATPGGVLTAQGKDTVTTQLAWVDDNFTLAAVYTVDDNGNWNDSIDAGDYSAYGISGVYNLDNGSEWIPASISAGYGWKDVDQEDPTDSAANSNEDGNTWSLGLIWNDAFVEGNNLGFGLGSAETHRDDTGYDDPLAWEVFYQMSVSDNITVTPALFVVQRDGAQNDDYTGGVIKTTFSF from the coding sequence ATGAAACTTTTCCAGCAACTGCTGGTGGCACCTGCTGCATTGGGGCTAATGGCTCCTGTAGCAGCAACCGCTGCAGAGCTCAATGTCAATGGAGTCTCTGAATACTCCAACCCAGGTCAAGTAGAGAGCATCTCTAACTTTTCTGACGTACATCCAAGCGATTGGGCCTTCCAGGCTTTAAACAATCTTCGCCAGCGTCATGGTTGTGCAGCTGCAAATCCAAACAGCAGCATGACTCGTTATGAAGCAGCTGCCCTTCTGAACAAGTGCCTTGGCAATGTTGCTCAGGTAAACGAAGAGGAGCAGTCACTAATTGACGAGTTCGGTGCTGAGCTTGCTGTCATCAAAGGTCGCCTGACCCTAGATGGTATTGAGGCTGGTGTTGGGCATGGTCATGGAGGCGTTGGGTTCTCACCAACCACTCAGATTCATGCAAAGAGTATCTTCTTACTTGGGGGAGTTGATTCTGGAGTCGGTGGAACTGACGAGGCAGTCACTTTCACCTATCACAATATTATCGAAGCTGAAACTAGTTTTAATGGGAATGACTTGTTGCTAACCGAGATAGAAGCTTGTAATTCTGGTGACACTCCTTTTACCGGAGCGGCTGCCCTTGAATCTGCCTGTGATGATGGTGATACTTTGACTCTTGCGAGATCGTTTTACCAGTTCCCTGTTAGCGACGATTTCACTGCAACCATTGGTGCCAAAGTTCGCCAAGACCAAATGTTGGGTGTATGGCCTAGTGAATATCCAAGTGACTCTGTCTTAGACGTATTAACTTATGCCGGAGCCAATGACGCTTACAACTTGGCAGTGGGTGCTGGTGCAGGTGTTACTTACGCAAAAGACAAGTTCAGCACGTCGATTCTATTCGTTTCAGAAGACGCATCCAATGCTTCCTCTCAAGAAGCTACACCTGGAGGAGTTTTAACCGCCCAGGGTAAGGACACCGTCACAACTCAGCTTGCTTGGGTCGACGATAACTTCACTCTTGCAGCGGTCTACACCGTTGATGACAACGGAAACTGGAATGACAGTATTGATGCTGGCGATTACTCTGCTTATGGAATCAGTGGCGTCTACAACCTAGACAACGGTTCTGAATGGATTCCAGCATCCATAAGTGCTGGTTACGGTTGGAAGGATGTAGACCAAGAAGATCCCACTGATAGCGCAGCAAATTCTAATGAAGACGGCAATACCTGGAGCCTGGGCCTTATTTGGAATGATGCCTTTGTAGAGGGCAACAACCTTGGCTTTGGTTTAGGCTCTGCCGAAACACATAGAGATGACACTGGTTATGATGACCCATTGGCCTGGGAAGTCTTCTACCAGATGTCTGTAAGTGACAACATCACAGTTACACCAGCACTGTTTGTTGTTCAAAGGGATGGCGCACAGAATGATGACTATACAGGAGGTGTAATTAAGACAACCTTCTCCTTCTAG